A genomic window from Astatotilapia calliptera chromosome 12, fAstCal1.2, whole genome shotgun sequence includes:
- the LOC113033897 gene encoding alpha-(1,3)-fucosyltransferase 7, whose protein sequence is MTTSGPRACFILTLHVVIFLSLLFYNSFLTHRELQSYPNGAHGDIRILVWHWPFGRSYSLDGNKCLKMYNISRCLLTDDRADFSAADVVVFHHYELSRGLSSVPLHLDRPTSQHWVWMSLEPPVNNVNLTHFNGLFNWTMSYRRDADISIPYGQTMLGGDNLSFPAAPNRSCFASWVVSKYKPQQTRAAFYQRLKKHIPIEVYGRWNKKPLPDKKLLPTISNCLFYLSFENSEKKDYISEKLWRNAFQAGAVPVVLGPNKATYEAMTPPHSFIHVADFNSPADLATYLKVLSADRQAYEKYLEWHNTYRIKTYSDWRERLCQICVRYPSLPARKVYHDLDSWVNG, encoded by the coding sequence ATGACAACATCTGGTCCCAGGGCCTGCTTTATTCTCACCTTGCATGTCGTCATTTTTCTCTCACTGCTGTtctacaacagcttcttgacccACCGCGAGCTGCAGAGTTACCCCAACGGTGCTCATGGAGACATCAGGATTCTGGTGTGGCACTGGCCGTTTGGCCGCTCCTACAGTCTGGACGGGAACAAATGCCTCAAGATGTATAACATCAGCCGTTGTTTACTCACTGATGACAGAGCTGACTTCTCTGCTGCCGACGTGGTTGTGTTCCACCACTATGAGCTGAGCAGAGGTCTTTCATCTGTGCCCCTACACCTGGATCGACCTACGTCTCAGCACTGGGTGTGGATGTCCTTGGAACCTCCTGTCAATAATGTGAACCTCACACATTTCAACGGCCTCTTTAACTGGACGATGAGCTACAGGCGTGATGCAGACATATCCATTCCTTATGGGCAAACAATGCTGGGAGGTGATAATCTAAGTTTTCCAGCTGCTCCAAATCGCTCCTGCTTTGCCAGCTGGGTGGTCAGCAAATACAAGCCTCAACAGACTCGGGCTGCTTTTTATCAAAGACTAAAGAAGCATATCCCCATAGAGGTGTATGGCAGGTGGAACAAGAAACCCTTGCCAGACAAGAAGCTTTTGCCCACCATTTCAAACTGTCTGTTCTACCTTTCTTTTGAGAACTCTGAGAAAAAAGACTACATCAGTGAGAAACTCTGGAGGAACGCTTTTCAAGCAGGGGCTGTACCAGTGGTTCTCGGCCCCAACAAGGCCACCTACGAAGCCATGACCCCCCCACATTCCTTTATCCATGTAGCTGATTTCAATAGCCCAGCTGATCTGGCAACATATCTAAAGGTTTTGTCTGCAGACAGGCAGGCCTATGAGAAATACTTGGAGTGGCACAACACCTACCGAATTAAAACCTACAGTGACTGGAGAGAAAGGCTGTGTCAGATCTGTGTCAGGTATCCCAGTTTACCAGCCAGGAAAGTCTACCACGACCTGGACAGCTGGGTGAACGGCTAG